The Humulus lupulus chromosome 3, drHumLupu1.1, whole genome shotgun sequence genome window below encodes:
- the LOC133824387 gene encoding small ribosomal subunit protein uS15-like: MDQPYVNPLLRSPPSLLQISASNVEENICKFAKKGLTPSRIAVILCDSHGIVQVKSVTGSKILHVLMAHSLAPEIPEDLYHLIKKAVSIRKHLERNRKDKDSKFRLILVESRIHRLACYYKKTKKLPPVWK, translated from the exons atGGACCAGCCTTACG TCAATCCCTTGCTTCGGTCTCCTCCATCCCTGCTTCAAATCTCAGCTTCaaat GTTGAGGAGAACATTTGCAAGTTTGCAAAGAAGGGTCTTACTCCATCTCGGATAGCTGTGATTCTTTGTGACTCTCATGGTATTGTTCAAGTTAAGAGTGTTACTGGAAGCAAGATCTTGCATGTTCTCATGGCCCACA GTCTTGCCCCTGAAATTCCTGAAGATCTGTACCATCTTATTAAGAAGGCAGTCTCTATTAGGAAGCATCTCGAGAGGAACAGGAAGGACAAGGATTCCAAGTTTCGATTGATTTTGGTTGAGAGCAGGATTCACAGACTTGCATGTTACTACAAGAAGACCAAGAAGCTTCCCCCCGTTTGGAAGTAG